In Anaerostipes hadrus ATCC 29173 = JCM 17467, a single genomic region encodes these proteins:
- a CDS encoding Ig-like domain-containing protein, with protein sequence MKKKFLCVALSAMMLLPAVPIHAKQNTTINKTFITLPKKNSYTLKIKGTKKKVKWSSSKKKVVAVTKSGKVIAKKSGTAYITAKVNGQTLKCEVSVRSHKSITNKLWDAYDWQCEDIWNNGYCDIYHYIEDGTDSCGNKLNIDKTISDLNKNYKKRNSWNKFVYSVQGKHYSKFKKTWEKLDAETVRLKNILDKNGTPTPKSNYYFPYQKYSNYIWKLFDNVSNLQ encoded by the coding sequence ATGAAAAAAAAGTTTTTATGCGTTGCATTGTCTGCAATGATGCTATTACCTGCTGTACCGATACACGCAAAACAGAATACAACAATAAATAAAACATTCATAACTTTACCAAAGAAAAATAGCTATACGCTAAAAATTAAAGGAACGAAAAAGAAAGTTAAATGGAGTTCTAGTAAAAAGAAAGTTGTAGCAGTTACAAAGTCTGGAAAGGTTATTGCTAAAAAATCTGGAACTGCTTATATTACTGCAAAAGTTAATGGTCAAACATTAAAATGTGAAGTATCTGTTCGTAGTCATAAATCAATAACTAATAAATTATGGGATGCTTATGACTGGCAGTGTGAAGATATTTGGAACAATGGATACTGTGATATATATCACTATATAGAAGATGGAACCGACTCTTGCGGAAACAAATTAAATATTGATAAAACCATTTCCGACTTAAATAAAAATTATAAAAAAAGAAATTCTTGGAATAAATTTGTTTATTCTGTACAAGGTAAACATTATTCTAAATTCAAAAAGACTTGGGAAAAGCTTGACGCTGAAACTGTTCGACTGAAGAATATCCTTGACAAAAACGGAACTCCTACTCCAAAAAGTAATTATTATTTTCCGTATCAAAAATATTCTAACTATATCTGGAAATTATTTGATAATGTAAGTAATTTACAATAA
- a CDS encoding flavodoxin, which produces MKKKSKALDLELTSSSILIETGGKKMKKLLIIYYSWSNGNTERIAKMLQSETDSDILKIDTVVPYSGSYDDVVNQGQNEVQRGYEPEIKPLDINIADYDVIAVGTPTWWYTMAPAVKTFLHQQDFTGKTVVPFMTNGGWPGHVIKDMKVACKGANVVCDMQIQFDSTGGSNMETPQEQINEWIQSVKNLL; this is translated from the coding sequence ATGAAGAAAAAATCAAAGGCTCTTGACTTGGAGTTAACTTCAAGTAGTATACTAATCGAAACAGGAGGTAAAAAGATGAAGAAATTACTGATTATATATTATTCATGGTCAAATGGAAACACGGAAAGAATTGCAAAAATGCTGCAGAGTGAGACTGATAGCGATATTCTAAAAATAGATACCGTAGTTCCATATTCTGGCAGTTATGATGATGTGGTAAATCAGGGACAGAATGAAGTGCAGCGCGGATACGAACCTGAAATTAAACCGCTGGATATCAATATTGCAGATTATGATGTCATCGCAGTTGGGACACCTACATGGTGGTACACAATGGCTCCGGCTGTAAAAACATTTCTGCACCAACAGGATTTTACCGGAAAGACAGTAGTACCTTTTATGACAAATGGTGGCTGGCCAGGGCATGTAATAAAGGATATGAAAGTAGCCTGCAAAGGCGCAAATGTGGTTTGCGATATGCAGATACAGTTTGATTCTACAGGTGGAAGTAATATGGAGACACCTCAGGAACAAATTAATGAATGGATACAGAGTGTGAAAAATCTTCTTTAA
- a CDS encoding MerR family transcriptional regulator → MTIKEVSEKYGISQDTLRYYERVNVIPKVTRTSGGIRDYQEEDLRWVELAVCMRNAGLPIESLIEYQRLFRAGDSTIPARLELLNEQMDILQKQKEQIEETMDRLSYKISRYEEAVKTGKLVWTKEE, encoded by the coding sequence ATGACAATAAAAGAAGTGTCAGAAAAATATGGTATTTCACAGGATACCCTTCGTTATTATGAGAGGGTTAATGTGATTCCTAAAGTTACAAGAACATCCGGAGGAATTCGGGATTACCAGGAAGAAGATCTTAGATGGGTTGAGCTTGCAGTATGTATGAGAAATGCAGGACTTCCCATAGAAAGTCTGATTGAATATCAAAGGCTATTTAGGGCGGGAGATTCTACAATACCTGCGAGACTTGAGTTGTTGAATGAGCAGATGGATATTCTTCAGAAGCAAAAAGAGCAGATAGAGGAAACTATGGACAGGCTTTCTTATAAGATATCACGGTATGAAGAAGCAGTGAAAACAGGAAAACTGGTATGGACAAAGGAGGAATAG
- a CDS encoding flavodoxin: MDKGGIVQMAKLVAFYSRADENYFGGSMKYIQIGNTEKAAKMIADMTGADLFKIEQKIPYAADYNTCIAQAKEDKQTGKRPEILNLPQDIDQYDEIYLGYQNYWGTMPMAVYTFLESYDFTGKKIHPFCTHEGSGLSNTESDIKKSAKGAVIEKGIAIHGSGVDQAKDVLERWIQK, from the coding sequence ATGGACAAAGGAGGAATAGTACAAATGGCAAAGCTGGTAGCATTTTATTCAAGAGCAGATGAAAATTATTTTGGCGGTTCCATGAAATATATTCAGATTGGCAATACTGAGAAAGCTGCAAAAATGATAGCTGATATGACAGGAGCAGACCTTTTCAAAATCGAGCAAAAGATTCCCTATGCCGCTGATTATAATACCTGCATTGCACAGGCAAAAGAGGATAAACAGACAGGAAAACGACCAGAGATACTAAATCTGCCACAGGACATAGATCAATATGACGAGATTTATCTTGGATACCAGAATTACTGGGGAACCATGCCAATGGCTGTATATACTTTTCTGGAAAGTTATGATTTTACAGGAAAGAAAATTCATCCATTCTGTACGCATGAAGGAAGCGGATTGTCAAATACGGAGAGTGATATTAAAAAAAGTGCAAAAGGTGCAGTGATTGAGAAAGGCATTGCGATACATGGAAGCGGCGTAGATCAAGCGAAAGATGTACTTGAAAGATGGATACAGAAATAG
- a CDS encoding acyltransferase encodes MDTEIEVRKMECKEIRVDVRTASIKESTEGQRQTKILFQINHTMPFTDEYNDLLKELFENNLGDGSMISPPLNGACVGSVKIGRNVFINSNLLAMARGGITIEDNAMIAANVQLISNNHDPYDLCTLTCKPVLIREYAWVGAGATILPGVCIGRHAIVGAGSVVTKDVPDYAVAVGNPAKVIKMLDKEKFQED; translated from the coding sequence ATGGATACAGAAATAGAGGTTAGAAAAATGGAATGCAAGGAAATACGTGTTGATGTAAGAACTGCGTCAATAAAAGAAAGTACAGAAGGGCAACGTCAGACAAAAATATTATTTCAGATTAATCATACAATGCCTTTTACTGATGAATATAATGATTTATTAAAGGAATTGTTTGAAAATAACCTAGGAGATGGGAGTATGATATCACCACCGCTTAATGGAGCATGTGTTGGAAGCGTAAAGATTGGCAGGAATGTATTTATCAATTCTAATCTTCTTGCAATGGCAAGAGGTGGAATAACGATTGAAGACAATGCTATGATTGCTGCAAATGTACAGCTTATTTCCAATAATCATGATCCATATGATTTGTGTACTCTGACTTGTAAGCCTGTTCTGATAAGAGAATATGCCTGGGTAGGAGCTGGAGCTACGATACTTCCGGGAGTATGTATCGGAAGACACGCAATTGTGGGAGCTGGATCTGTAGTGACAAAGGATGTACCGGATTATGCAGTAGCAGTTGGAAATCCGGCAAAAGTAATAAAAATGCTTGATAAAGAAAAATTTCAGGAGGACTAA
- a CDS encoding aldo/keto reductase, translating into MENMKLNNNLECPMLGLGTFMLSPEDAYTSTLEALKMGYSLIDTANAYVNERAVGRAIKDSGIDRKNIFLSTKIWASEYENENTVEETLERLGVDYVDLLYIHQPAGNWLAGYRMLEKAYREGKAKSIGISNFERKYMEELETKWEIVPQFIQVEAHPYFTQKELRVTLDKYGIKLMSWYPLGHGDTALMNELVFAGLGKKYGKTPAQVILRWHTQMGFVVIPGSKNAEHIKDNMDIFDFALTDEEMEQIAKLDKNERYYHRTDEQLVQFANWKPEFEK; encoded by the coding sequence ATGGAAAATATGAAGTTGAATAACAATTTGGAATGTCCAATGCTTGGACTAGGAACTTTTATGTTATCACCAGAGGATGCCTACACAAGTACATTAGAGGCATTAAAAATGGGATATTCCCTAATTGATACAGCAAATGCTTATGTAAATGAGCGTGCAGTTGGAAGAGCAATCAAGGATAGTGGAATTGACAGAAAAAATATATTTCTATCAACAAAAATATGGGCTAGTGAATATGAAAATGAGAATACTGTAGAAGAAACTCTAGAAAGACTTGGTGTTGATTATGTGGATTTACTTTATATACACCAGCCTGCAGGCAACTGGCTTGCCGGATACAGAATGCTTGAAAAAGCGTATAGAGAGGGCAAAGCAAAATCCATTGGTATCTCGAATTTTGAAAGAAAATATATGGAAGAGTTGGAAACAAAGTGGGAAATTGTACCTCAGTTTATTCAGGTGGAAGCACATCCATATTTCACACAGAAAGAACTTCGTGTAACTTTAGACAAATATGGAATTAAGCTTATGAGCTGGTATCCGCTGGGACATGGAGATACAGCATTAATGAATGAGTTGGTATTTGCAGGACTTGGCAAAAAATATGGAAAAACACCTGCACAGGTTATTCTCCGTTGGCATACTCAGATGGGATTTGTTGTAATTCCTGGAAGTAAAAATGCAGAACACATTAAGGACAATATGGATATCTTTGATTTTGCATTAACAGATGAAGAAATGGAACAGATTGCAAAGCTGGACAAGAATGAAAGATATTATCACCGCACGGATGAACAGCTTGTACAGTTTGCAAACTGGAAACCAGAGTTTGAAAAATAA
- a CDS encoding ParB/RepB/Spo0J family partition protein produces the protein MVKQQCLFGTLLSIKVPGRHFLFSESWRKGVKMTEPNRQSGENEERIIEIEIERLRPFKEHPFQVKDDKEMFLLQESIEKYGILNLLIVRPVPDGYYEIISGHRRKHAAEKLGYRKVPVIIRVLSEDDSILSMVDSNLHRERISYSEKAFAYKLKNDVLKRKSGRKKSQVDHKTPRKRAIEIISEDCGDSPKQVQRYISLTKLIPEMLQKLDDEIISFCPAVEIAALSEKEQRELLVAMEYAQAIPSLSQAQRIWQLSKEKQLSLEKMEEIMCEVKKGEIARVAFTNEQLHKYFPNSYTPAMMKREILALLKLWKKESWES, from the coding sequence ATGGTCAAACAGCAATGTCTGTTTGGAACTTTACTATCTATAAAAGTTCCAGGCAGGCATTTTTTATTTTCTGAATCCTGGAGGAAAGGAGTCAAGATGACTGAGCCAAACAGACAATCAGGAGAAAACGAAGAAAGAATCATAGAAATTGAGATTGAGCGTCTTCGTCCATTCAAAGAGCATCCGTTTCAGGTGAAAGATGATAAGGAAATGTTTCTTCTGCAGGAAAGCATTGAGAAGTATGGAATATTAAATCTGCTGATCGTCAGACCTGTACCGGATGGCTACTATGAGATCATATCCGGCCACAGAAGAAAACATGCTGCGGAGAAACTTGGATACCGTAAAGTACCGGTAATCATCCGGGTATTAAGTGAAGATGATTCCATTTTAAGTATGGTAGATTCCAATCTTCACAGAGAACGGATCAGTTACAGTGAAAAAGCTTTTGCTTACAAACTGAAGAATGATGTATTGAAAAGAAAAAGTGGTCGAAAAAAGAGCCAAGTTGACCACAAAACACCAAGAAAGCGGGCAATAGAAATCATCAGTGAAGATTGTGGTGATAGCCCAAAACAAGTGCAGCGTTATATCTCACTGACAAAACTGATACCGGAAATGTTGCAGAAACTGGATGATGAGATTATTTCTTTTTGTCCGGCTGTAGAGATAGCTGCATTAAGTGAAAAAGAACAAAGAGAACTGCTTGTAGCAATGGAGTATGCACAGGCAATCCCATCACTCTCACAGGCCCAGAGGATCTGGCAACTGAGTAAAGAAAAACAGTTGTCACTGGAAAAGATGGAAGAGATCATGTGTGAAGTGAAAAAGGGTGAGATCGCAAGAGTGGCATTCACAAACGAGCAGTTGCACAAGTATTTTCCAAATTCTTATACACCGGCAATGATGAAACGGGAAATACTGGCACTGTTGAAATTATGGAAAAAAGAATCATGGGAAAGTTAA